Genomic window (Phragmites australis chromosome 5, lpPhrAust1.1, whole genome shotgun sequence):
TTCTACAATCGGCACTCGAAGTAGCTCTTTCGGTTGTTCGTGCTAATCCTGCAGTTTTGGAAGGGCTTGGAGCATATTTAGAAGGTATTCGTTGCAGGATGCCTCTACATTATGGTTCTCCTTTTGGTCACTGGATTTGCTTTATCAAAGTAAACATGAAAATTGTTTTATGTGTTGTTTGTGAAACTGCTGCTTTTCACGGCTCTTTCAGAGAATGAAAAGGTTGAGGGCGAGGAGCTTCAAGAGTGGCTGAAGTCTGTTGTTGCACCAAAAGAGCTGACCTCTTTTATTAGAGGACAGCAAGAGAATGCTCTTCAGCTGGAAGCAGGGTCCTAGCATAAGGAGTATACAGTGGACTCTTAAAATGAATTACTTTACAAAACTAGCCTCAACAATTAAAAAAACTCTGTCAGTTCCGAGGTATGCAATGGAAAATCTACATGCCGGGAACATGCCACTGGCCTGGCAGTGCTGAGGCTGTTCAACTTCCCCACCCTCCCAGGTTAAGTCCGGGATCAGCTCGGGCACCCTCCCATTCTTCAGTAACTGCCAGAGGTTCTGGTCAATTTTCAAAAAATGAAACCTGGATGACCAAGTGATGATGTACATATCTAAGGTCGCGGTTCCTGGACCCTTGACTAAAAGAACTCCAGAAAAGATTCATATCGAGTTGTAACTGCAATCTCCGGAATCAGATGTTTATAGATTAGGTTGGTGATACACATGTAAAAGAACATATTTTTCCTACGCCTGCCTTGACCTCTTCATCCTATTGaaagttttcttttttccttttaaatcATCATATTAGAAAACATCAATAGGATAATTCATGTACGGACTATGGTTCCTGTAACAATATACTTCAGGCTTTTACTCCTTTATTTGGCCAAAATTCGCGTTAAGGATGTTATTTCACTGGACATGTTTTCCGCATTTTGCATAATAGACCATTGTGATTTCTGAAGTGCTTTGGAAGCAAGGGTGGGCATGAAGTTTCTGAAAGAAATGAGATTTTCTGAAATGCGTTGTTTCTGAAGCAGGGTGGACACATGAATGTTTCTTTTTTGACGTGACATATGAAGTTTCTGGTAGGAAATTCTCTTGTTTTCGTTGAAACAGTTATATATCGACCAATCTAACAGTTCATACTGAATTTGCCGAAGAATCGAGCAGAAATGCTGAACCACCACACCGAGACACCAGAAAGAAAATTATTATTGTGAAACCACTAACACTTACTTAGGATTGTACTTCCGCAGTAAATCGAACCAATTACAGCGGTAGACGTGAAGAGCTTGTCACAATAACATCAACGACTCCAACGAAATGTTCAGAATTCAGATGCTTCCAAGAAGCTATAGGCCAGCGACACAGCGGAATCAACAACGGGTATCTGGGTTTCTCTACTCCGTTTTGGCCTTGGCGAAGCTCTGCAGCACGAAGGCCAGCGCCAGCAGCAGGACAGGCACGGCGAGCGGCAGGAGCGTGGCCCAAGCGCCCGTGCTCGTCGCGGCCTTCTTGGGGCTCGCGTCCTTGGGCACGGCGTAGGTGATCTTGGCCGGGACGGTTGCCGCGTCGACCTCGCCGATGCAATACTGCGGCATCAGCTCCTTGGCGGAGTCGGTGTGGCCGATGTCCTCGAAGTCGGCGGTCGCGTCCTTGCCTGCGGAAAACAAGGCGCTGCGGTATCGGTagttgattttttaaataatattaatttaataaaaaattgtacaaatattatgtattttcagaaattgcaaaaatagtatCATATCGGCGGACATTTGGCTTGCCGACATGCACCTGTCGACAATTGATCTTTTGACATATACTTTTCTGCTCGACAGACTCCTCTCATGTGTCTCACCACTATCAGCATGACAATAATTGATAgggtatttatatattttttaaaatatataatatttttataattttctattaaattaatattacttTTAAAAAACTCTTTTGCCGTTCTGCAAACTgaaaatctctactacttaaaaacaTTTGTTAAATTCCTTCTGTCGTGCGTGGTCTACTCCGCATCTCCTTTCGTTCGCATCACCCGAGAGTTCCATCGGCGTTCTGCCTTCCCGATTCTTCGTTCTCCTGCATCTAGCATCTCCTACGCATCCAATGATCCTTCCATTGCTTCGTCGCCCACGTTCCCACGCCCAGTCCAACCACCCCCGAATCGATCCTTTCTTCCCACGTCGCTTACGCCATATCCATTCGCCGCATTTGCCTCCTCCCTGCCCACATTCGTCTCCTCCGATCACCTCTATTGCGGGCCTACCACACCTCGGCTCCCTACCGCCACGCTTGCGTACGCCTCCCCACCGCCGTCGCAGTTCCAAGATCCTCCCTACCACCGCCTCGATACCGAGGAGCTCACCCGCcccgcaccaccaccaccgtgaTCGCGAGGAGCATCACCCACCCCGCTCCACTGCCGTCGCGATTCTGAGGAGCATCACCCACCACGATGTTGATGGCCGTGCTCCACGCACACCGGCTGCGTCCTGCGTGCCTCCTCTACCGACAGCCACCTCCAAAGGAGACGCTGCCATTGCGCCTCCCTCGCCGTCCCACGCCTCAATCTTCTTCCGGCATCGTCGCCTCCCGTTCTACCTCCCATTGCCCAACGGCGAGCGAGCTGTAGCGGGAGGACCATCTTTCAACCTCCTGTGTCCGTGAACACTAGTGGGTTGCTTCCTACAGTGTCACGAACCCCTTTATTGGTCCTTACTTGTTCAATTTGATGGATTTGTAGATCGATTTGGTGGACCTATAATTCAATTTGGTGAATTTGTAGTTCGTTTTGGTGGATTGTAGTTTGATTTGGTCATCGCGATGCTCAATTTGGTGAccagaaagcttattcagagttCAGCGGGGAGATGGCCAATCGGTGACTGTGGCAGCCAGCCATCAACGGGAAAATATGTGCTCACAGTTCTCCGCTTGTTTCTTGCATGATTTCCTCATTATATGAGTTAACTCTTGTCCTTTCTTAATCTTTATCAATTTgtatctagttttttttctttcaattcTACTATTAAGAGATTACGTAAATAGAGACTCATCTATTTAGGTTAAATATGACATTGTAAGGGTGCTTGATGAAATGTCTTCATGGGTTGGACACTACAATATGTTCATACATGGTTCCAGGTGTTTACATCTAGATGTTATATTCTAGTTAATTCAACTGCCAAATTTTATCTAGCCTTTCGCATGCTGCTTGAAGAAAGAGTTGATTTTTGAAGTGCTTTGCAATGTTTATCCTTAGACGATCCTTATGTTATTTCAAGAAATGAGCAAGACTGCAGGAGCAATCATTTCTCTTTCAAAAGAAAGGGAGTGCGTTTATTGGTGGGCAATCGGTTAGCCTTTTAGCTTATGTTGATCATACTTAATTAAAAAACTCATATGTCACGGTGATATTATAGAGCAGTTTCATACTTTGTGCCACATCTCAAGGTGACGAATATGTCCCCCCACCTTTTATGTTCTTGTGTATTAATTTAGTTAGTAGGCAATTTACTATAATCGTGTTGTCTTATGTTGGTTCTAACTTCCATTGATACTCATGTATATCCCCTGTTTGTTGAAACTAGAAGGACTAGATTTAAAACAGCTTCGAAAAATATTTCATTTAAAAGGCACTGATAACTTGACATGAGACCAACTTGAGTTTCAGTTACCAAATTATAGCTCACAAACATTTGAGTTTTTTAAGTGGAAATCATTTTAAAATGATTATATATCTCAATTCAGTCCAAGCATGGGTGCATCGCATATTGAGCATTCTGTAAAGATGCCAGGTGCCATACTTATATTCATAATGTTGTTGCCTAAAACCTTTAGCTAACTACCAATCTGCGTTGTGAAATTCTAAAAGAGAAACGCCATTTTGTACCAGATATTCTGGCAGCACTGAGTTTGACTTGAGAATAATTAGTTGGTATAGTTAATTTTAGTGACAATATATGTTGTTTACATCATTCAGGTGTGCACAAGAGAGGATGGTGGGAGAGGACATGTATGTGCTCTCTGCAGATGGGAAAAATCCTCTCCCTGTAGCAAGGCCACGGCCAAACAAGCCTCCAAAGTGCACGGACTGTGCACCTCTGTTCATGAAGGTTGAGACTTCTGTCCTCTGTTTAATTTTGTCGTACCTTCCAATTGTTTTGATCTGAgtagtctaattttttttaagtcatATCTATTGGGAGGAGCTGGGGCTATCATTCACAGCTATGGAATGGAGACTTGCATCGCAACAACGCTCAATCCTGGTGCAAAGGAGTTCAGGGTGAACCCCCTTGTCCAAGTCTTATTTTCTATCCGATCAATAATGTGAAACTGAACAATTTTTAAATTCTCCATTTCTATTGCAGGTTTTCATTTACTCCAAATCAATTTTTGTTCCTCCTTTTCTCTTATATATTAGATGAAACTGGCACTCTGCCgattcgttaaaaaaaaaaatctggaaaCTGAAAAAAGGTTGAGCTGTCTGCTGTGGGAGGAACAAAGGTCCCGAGGGAGGGCTCACCGGTGGACGCCAGCAGGACCTCGTCGCCGCCGGGGTGCTCCTCCATGAACAGCGTCACGTCGTACACCTGAAGAAAGCAGCGGCAAGGTTCGGTGAAAACATGGCCAGACCTCGAAGTTGTAGCATGCCGTGTTTCTCATGGAAGTACTCGATTTGCTTTACTGATCCCTTGGCCCCCTTAAATGAGGTCATGAAACTCCAGACCTTGATCTGCGCCTCGGCTACATCTCATCTCAAGCGAAACTTCCGTCGGAACGATAAGGATGATGTGCCAGAGAGTTACTTACCTTGCCGGAGATGATGAGCCAGCAATCTTTCCGATCGTTGTGCTTTCGCACTTCCTCAAACGAGTACACCTTCCCTCCCGCCATCTCAACCAGCCCTTCTTCCTTCCGAGATCACTCCGACACCTGAGACAAAGAAATCGGTTCTTGCAGATTCAACCGAACCGGATCAAGAAACTGGAGCACTAATTGTTTTCTGCCACTTCGGCGGTATCTTTGAGCGAGGGCACTTACAGCGATATATATATGTGACGGACCGGGCGGCGCTCGAGGGCTTCCTGCTCGAGCTATCCCACAGTTTCTTCGCTAATCCGTGTGCCCGGCTGCACCGGCCGCTGCTGACTAATATAGACGGCAACGCAGTCGCGTCACGTATGTGGGCGTTCTGCGGTTCGGTGTTGACCTGCCGCCATGACAAGTCTCAATTTCCACTGGGGGTCTCACACGTGGCAAGACATTTTGGTTGGACGGTACGCAACTACACAAGATCGGTGAAAAACAGCGAAAAGTCATTCGACGTTTCGAACTGGGATGGCAATTGTTCAGCCGGTAAATTCCCGGTTCATCGCCGTTTACTACTACACTGCTGCATAGTCAATAGGACAACTTGCATCGCACCACTACTATGTCATGACTCCGCTATTATGGTTAACCCATTGCGTGATAAATAAGTATGATTCTCGGCTTGAGAGAGAAAAGATAACAACAGCACAATCTCCGGATATTTGCTCATTTGTCACCCTCAGGAGGTGGCAATTGCTGCTGAGACTAACATGCAGTGCCCCCTAAGTCTATGTATGTGGGGCAGAGTGGCAAATGAGATACCATCCGGTGTCCCTAGTGACAAATAAGCGAATGTCCTGCACAATCTTGCGGTCGTTGTCTGGCACAATGTTACGAATAGATATCTTTATTGGTGTTTGATATGTGATTAGTTAGAAAGTAACTGATTAGCAGTTACTAATCCTAATAGTAACAAACATGACTGTTCATATACTATATAATGTAAACACTATTTATCAATGAATATAAGAATCATTCTCTCTACTTTCTATCTCCGTATGTCTATTTTCTAATTCCAACACGTTATCAGTCACTTGATCTCTAGTGAGCAATCGCAAGAACCAGCATAGagaggcacgaaggcctctCCCAGAAGGTGAGCATGACAAATCCATTTTACCCCATTTATAGCATACCTGCATGTTCCTTCTTCTTTGTCATCTTGCCACATCGTTCGCGTCGTGGTGCTACTCATCACCATTTTGTCCGCCACAGCGGTCCTACATGTGCCGCAAACCTTGCAGTAGCCGCTACTACCATCTGGCCACCGCCCTCACTGCCAACGACCTCACTGCCCATACCGCCTTTATCCTTCGGAGTTAGGATGTCTGCAGCACTGGCTACCGGCGTGGGGTCCTTCACAGCAGCAACTACCACCACGACAGTGGTTGTCTCCGGACCACTACCCACTATGGTAGCCCACCGAGGTGTTGTCCCCTTCTTCAACGGTCCAACGGTGGTGgtgtcctcctcttcctcggaGGATCCGTAGGAGTACGTCCCAGTGCACGACGCCATCATGGCCTCCCCAGAGTACACCCTGCTTACTCCTCCAACGCACGACACCACCGCATGCACCACTCAAGAGGACACCACTTGTTGGGGGGGGGGATACCCCAGCCTGCAGATATTACTAAATGGCCATCATCAAGAGCTCCTCCGGAGCCCTTGGGCTCTGGATCCCTAGCCGAAGGTCTGGCTTTCGAAGATCGTGAACCCCTCCAGCCATTGTCTCTCAAGACAGGGGAAGTTGTTGATCTTCGGAAGGGATTGTTGGGGGCCATCTTTAAGGACCCTCAACGGCCCTGTCAGCCTATGCCTGTGAATCTTGGGTCCTCAAAGGCCTCTCGAGTCTCTAGGCTCCAGATGTCTCTAAAGCCCAAGCCTCCTGGAGCCCCAATCATTTAGAGCCTGGGCAATCTCTCCAAAGCCCGGAGAGTGGGCCATCAAACCTTGAAGAAAAATCAGCTAGAGGGGGCCCAAAGAGTCGTCCTCCACTTGCAAGGAAGTGATTGATATTTAATACCTGTGTAAGTGGTGGCCATCCTGACATTCGAGATAGTGTGGCGTTGTGCCGCAATTGATGATCGGCCGAGTATCGCACCCTCTGAGGTCACCTACACCACCGTATTTTCTATAGCAGATAATATCTGCTAGTTAGGGATAAATGTATTCTGCCTGAACCCAGGCTGTGTATTTCGACTAGCCCTAAGTCCCTGTAGCATGGCGGTAACTTGTATCGCTATCTCTATAAGGGCCTATTTGTATACTTACAcctcgaatgacactacaaataTACACACATGGCCATCAGGCTAGAAGCCAATCTCTTGGTGATAAACACATCGATATTCCTTTCTCTCCACTTtctctccaagcttgagtcctCTCTCTAGAGGAGGCTCTCGTTGTACTTGTTTGTGGAAGATATTTTTTTGTACCAACACCACTCTTCCTTCACCAACACCTGTTGCTCCCTCCTCCGAGACGACAATAATGGTTCCGGTGCCCTTCGAAGCGACTATCACCCACCATAATTGGATCTTCAGAATCCATCACGGCAGGACACTCCTTGGAGCCATGGCAAACTACGACCCTACTTCTTCTTCTCGTGGCCTTGACCACAACATGCTAACGGGGGACACGACTGGATCCAACAGACCCATGGGTGATGCTGCTAAGATTTACATCGATATATGTTAAGATTGTTGGCTCTGGTTGTGCCATAATCACACTCTCTATAGGTATTCAAATCACAATTGAGGATGCACTAATGTATCCCGATTCAACTTGTAacctactaagttatagagatatcacTAAATCCTATATTCCTGCTAAGAATATAccggaaagagtggaggtaccaaacaaaatcactcaactcctagatcaaaataagagggggagaagtacggAAAAAAGGACAAAACTTCCTGCAAGCCACCACAGAAATAGAGGAATCCCTCCTCCAAAACTGTAAAcacaaatcaacatcaagtaGAATGACACCCAAAGCCTATGAATACTATACATCTAGTGGACGGTCCACATTCCAGCTCAACCATGCACACAAATATTAATACTGGAGAATCATTTGACCGAATGATTACAATTATCAATACttacttctcctcaaagattgcaaatGAATGATTCAGATCCCAAAACCATGGTATAGTGTCGCAAGCACTTGGACTGGGCacaatggaaggatgcaatctAGGTAGAATTGCGCtcgctctccaaaagagaggtattcacatcagtAATATCTACTCCTCGTAACATCTTTTATGTGGGATACAAGTGAGTTTTTGTCCGCAAACCAAATGAAAACAACGAGGCGGTGAGATATAAAACAaagcttgtagcacaagggttcacgcagagactcgacattgatttcaatgagatATGTTCTCTAGTAATGAATGGAATCATGTTCTAATATTTAATTTCATTAgtagttcaaaatcatctatctgTGAAGTTAATGGATATAGTGACTGCATACCTATATGAGTCACTTGATTCAGACATATACATGAAGATTCTCGATGGAATCAAAATTCTGAATCCAAACACAAACtgcaacatgtattgtgtaaatCTTAAAAAGTCACTATATGACTTAAAGCAGTTAggaagaatgtggtacaaccgatTGAAAGAGTTCCTTCTACAAAAGGgtactccaacaatgatgattgcccTTGTGTTTTCATAAAGAAGTCATCAACatgattttgtatcatctcttGTGTATGTttatgatctaaatatcattgGAAATACAATAGATATAGATGAAGCACGCAATCATCTGAAGACAAACTTTCAAATGAATGATTTGGGTAAAACTAAATTTTGCTTGGGTATACAACTCAAGCATCTCTCTTCAGGTATTCTAATACATCAAGCTGCATATAACTAGAAAATATGGACAAATCATATCCATTCAAGATTCCCATGGTTATTCGATGTCTTGATATAGAAAAAGATTATTTAGACCacggaaggaagaagaagagatactAGGGCGTGAGGTTCCTTGTCTCAGTGGCATTGGAGTGCTTATGTATCTTGTAAATTGCACCAAACTTGGTATCACATTTGCAGTGAACTCACTAGCTAGGCATAGTGCTGCTCCAACTAAACACCATTGGGTGAgagtcaaaaatattttttgatatctCTAATGCACTATAGTTCTTGGtcttttctttaaaagaaaataagataCGAATACGATTGGATATACTGATACAAgctacttatcagatccccatAATACCATATCACGTACAGACTTCATGTTCTTACACGATAGAACAACCATTTCATGCGAGTCTTCAAAATagactctagtggctacatctacaaattattctaaaataattgcattatatgaagcatcgtATGAATACGTATGActtcgcagaatgataaaccacatacaacaaTTATATGAtattggttccattgaatcaccaACTATTATTTATAAAGATAATTCTGCATGTATTTCACAAATACAAATAAGTTACATAAAGAGGGATATAACCAAACATTTGCCTCTGaattattttatcatcatgaattacaaaataatagAGAGATataaatcttgcaaactaaatcatgtgataatctcacTAATTTATTCATTAATTCCTTGCCAACTTCTGCATTCCAAAAATGTATTCATGCAATTGGTATGCGACGACTACGAGATTTGTAAGGTTCAGGAGGAGTTGATCACCGAATAATAACctattcatattatattgcactaTTTTTCTTTATGAGGTTCTCGTAtatggtttctcatataaggttttaaCGAGACAATATCTATCATATTCCTCctatttttaaaagattttttgaagattttaatatgatctatagttcataattatttttctataaacTCAGCCATGAGTATTTCCTATCTATATTTATCATATTACTTTACAATAAGACAATAACCAATATATAccatattattttctctttatatttTCTCATTAGGGTTTAAAGAagttttaatagcatatcaacatattattttttccttatattttttataggatttttagaggagttttAACAAGAAGTTTACATTATGAATAATTGATCAAATGAGAGTGTTACAAATAGACACCATTTGGATGTTTGACATATGATTAATTAAAGAATAACTGATTAACAGTTACTAATCCTAACTGTCACAAACATAATTATTCACATACTATATGATGTAAATACTATTCATATATGAATATCAGAATCATTGACGCTACTTTTTATCTCTGTATGTATCTTTTCTAATTCCAACAAGCAGGACGGCACGCACGCACAAACGCCTTCCAAGTTCCAGCATACGTGAGGCGAGCGAAGGCAACGTTCCTGCCACGAGAATCGGCCCTGCCTGGCGGTCCTCCCTTTCGGAATTTAATAGCAGAGTTGGGTAGGCAGGCAGCGGAGCGCCAGTGTCTCGGCCAGGGAAACGCTCACGTAATGAAGGCTGAAAGCGCCAGGAAACGCACCAGAAATTTTACCACAACGACGGCGCAAAGCCATGCCTTTTTGAATGGAAGGCATGGTACGGGGCTTGACCGCGAGCCCGCAACGACGCAATAGCGTGGCGTGCACGCACGTCCGGTTTTGGCAGGCTCTCGCGCGGTCGCACCGCGGAAGCAACTGGCGTAACAAGGCCAAGTGCACGGGGGAAATTAGACAAAAATCGCTAGCTCTGCAGCCATCCATCCCGTCCCACTCAGTCAGTGTGGCCTTGCCCACTGCGCCGCACTGTCCCCATCAACTGGAGCGGCTGATCATGTGACAGACAACAACGCGGCAAAGCGCTCGCTGTTCCTTCAGGTGACGCTTCCGTCCACGGCGCTCCATTTCAATGGAAGGCACCAGGAATTTGCTGCCTTTTTCTTTTATGTCCACTACATCTTACCGTGTGGTCATTTTCTGCCGATGTTGGATGAAGAAAGGTGAGAGACATCTGTCCTGATTTCGTTGGCCTTTTTTGGACGGAGGGTGTGGCAGAGAGAAAGACGGAGGCTCCCAAACTAACACCACTTTTTTGGACGGAGGGTGTGGCAGAGAGACAGACGGAGGCTCTCTCAAATTAACACAGTGGTGTTAGCACCAAATCTTAGATGGTTGATTGAAAGAGAATGATGACAGTAGGATAGCTACTGACAGGGATAGGCTTCCAAGAGCAACTTCCGTGGTATCGTTGTTCACACTTAACAGACAACGGGGGAAAACGTGTGCTTAGAGAACGGTGACGTCTTAAGGCAGAAGTAAATTAgatcatttgaatttaatcgattttaaatattttagatttatctagtgtgtctattctactgtTTAAAAAGTTTTGTAACCTATAATCATAAGTGGGCACAACAAAGAGCATGAGAGTACATATGTATACCTaatttttgagcaattttttatATGTAAGTATTACCAAGGTATGATATCCTAAGCTCATATGACAATTACCTAATATTAATATATAGCTAGAGTGCTTGATGTGTTTACAGTTCACGTGTGACGCGCCACGGCCCACGGTTACAGCTAGCAGCCCACAACCTAAGTCACCTAGCTACTCGATCGTGAGGCGTGTCTAGTTGACCCACGACCTACCTATTCAACCATTGGGTGCTGGTGCATGAGATGGATGGCAATGGTAGCACGGGCACGAGCGAGGCTAAGGTGGGGTGTGTTTGTGGGTGTGGCCACAAGCCTAGAGGGCAGCGACGTACTGGACAGTTGCGGCATCGCGGGTGCAAGCCAAGCGGGGGATGGCGGCGGTGGCTGTGGCGTGGGTGCGGTTCAGAACTAGGAGGGCTCCGACGATGGTTGCAGCGTAAGCAAGACCCAGGAGGCCGGGGCCAGCAGCATTTGCTCAAGTGCGGGAGGGCGCGGCCACGGCGGCGCTGGCCATCCACGCGTTGTTGTTATTATGAATAATTTTTACTTTGTATATTGTCGTTGTTGAGAGTTGattcctgacaatgatttcggAGTGTAACGGTCGATAGGTGCGTGAACAACGCTTGCAGTGTACGTGTGTTTATGATGAACTAAAGAGCAtggggtttatccaggttcagatctCCCGAAGGATACAACcttacgtcatgtgtattttattatcagtgTTTCTAAACTGGTTATCCATCCCTCTCCttacaaacaaggttcttctctctttatataccagagagaaGGAGGCCTTACAAGTGGGCCATTTTCTGCTGACCCCTACCTTAGCTAAATTTCTCACTCCTAGGCTATTTAAACACGTGCCCCCTTTTGTTATGATGAAGCAGCTGATCCCATCCCATCCACTGGACACCTCCACGCTACGTCACCCTAGGCAGCCGGTGCGTGCTGTCCCATCATCGGTCTCGCATGCGCGCCTGTAAAGCAATCTGACACAACTACGAGCCTGTCCTGTAATGTTGAATGCTACGAGACAAGGCATGACACTATTGCCTATCCAATGGGAaggagtgcctagggaaggaaaatacttgagtagaatgtatttaatgagaatagactggtttGATGTGTACATGTCCCATGACCAGCGAAGGCTAGTTGCGAGAATCCCTTATGTGGGACCCTAGTCTGGAAAAGAATATTCTGCCAACTGGTA
Coding sequences:
- the LOC133919427 gene encoding cytochrome b5-like yields the protein MAGGKVYSFEEVRKHNDRKDCWLIISGKVYDVTLFMEEHPGGDEVLLASTGKDATADFEDIGHTDSAKELMPQYCIGEVDAATVPAKITYAVPKDASPKKAATSTGAWATLLPLAVPVLLLALAFVLQSFAKAKTE